One Equus caballus isolate H_3958 breed thoroughbred chromosome 17, TB-T2T, whole genome shotgun sequence DNA window includes the following coding sequences:
- the KBTBD6 gene encoding kelch repeat and BTB domain-containing protein 6: MQSREEAPRSRRLASPRGGKRPKRIHKPSVSAFFTGPEELKDAAHSAALLAQLKSFYDARLLCDVTIEVVTPGSGPGTGRLFPCNRNVLAAACPYFKSMFTGGMYESHQTNVTMHDVDAESFEVLVDYCYTGRVSLSEANVERLYAASDMLQLEYVREACASFLARRLDLANCTAIFKFADAFGHRKLRSQAQSFIAHNFKQLSQMGSIREESLADLTLAQLLTVLRLDCLNTEHEQTVCHVAVQWLEAAPKERGPSAAEVFKCVRWTHFTDEDQDYLEGLLTKPIVKKYCLDLIEAALQMRYGDMLYKSLVPKPESSSGSVVSTAENPPQRLGVCAKEMVIFFGHPRDPFLCCDPYTGDIYKVPSPLTCLAHTRTVTTLAVCVSPDHDIYLAAQPRKDLWVYKPAQNSWQQLADRLLCREGMDVAYLNGYIYILGGRDPITGVKLKEVECYSVQRNQWALVAPLPHSFISFDLMVIQNYLYALNSKRMFCYDPSHNMWLKCVSLKRNDFQEACVFNDEIYCICDIPVMKVYNPARGEWRQINNIPLVSETNNYRIINHGQKLLLITSRTPQWKKNRVTVYEYDSRGDQWINIGTTLGLFQFDSNFFCLSARVYPSCLESGQSFLTEEEDVPSESSTEWDLGGFSELDSESGSSSSLSDDDLWVQVAPQ; the protein is encoded by the coding sequence ATGCAGTCCCGGGAAGAAGCTCCGCGTTCTCGCCGCCTCGCTAGTCCCCGCGGTGGGAAGCGGCCCAAGAGGATTCACAAACCCTCGGTTTCGGCTTTTTTCACGGGCCCGGAGGAGCTGAAGGACGCGGCCCATTCTGCAGCCCTGCTGGCACAGCTCAAGTCCTTCTACGACGCGCGGCTGCTGTGTGATGTGACCATCGAGGTGGTGACACCTGGCAGCGGGCCTGGCACGGGACGCCTCTTCCCCTGCAACCGCAACGTGCTGGCTGCCGCGTGTCCCTACTTCAAGAGCATGTTCACCGGCGGCATGTACGAGAGCCACCAGACGAACGTGACCATGCACGATGTGGATGCCGAGTCCTTCGAGGTCTTGGTCGACTACTGCTACACAGGTCGCGTGTCCCTGAGTGAAGCCAACGTGGAGCGTCTTTACGCGGCCTCCGACATGCTACAGCTGGAATATGTGCGGGAAGCCTGTGCCTCCTTCCTAGCCCGCCGCCTAGATCTGGCCAACTGCACCGCCATCTTTAAGTTTGCCGATGCTTTTGGGCATCGCAAGCTGCGGTCACAGGCCCAGTCCTTTATTGCTCACAACTTCAAGCAGCTCAGCCAGATGGGTTCGATTCGGGAGGAGAGTCTGGCAGATCTGACCTTGGCCCAGCTGTTGACTGTCCTGCGCCTGGATTGTCTAAACACAGAGCACGAGCAGACTGTGTGTCACGTAGCGGTACAGTGGTTGGAGGCGGCTCCCAAGGAGCGCGGGCCGAGCGCTGCAGAAGTGTTCAAGTGTGTCCGCTGGACACACTTCACTGATGAAGATCAAGATTACCTGGAAGGGCTGTTGACCAAGCCCATTGTGAAGAAGTACTGTCTGGACCTTATTGAAGCGGCCCTGCAGATGCGATACGGTGACATGTTGTACAAGTCTCTGGTGCCAAAGCCAGAGAGCAGCAGCGGCTCTGTTGTGTCCACAGCAGAAAATCCACCCCAGAGGCTGGGCGTGTGTGCCAAGGAGATGGTGATCTTCTTTGGACATCCCCGAGATCCCTTTCTGTGCTGTGACCCGTACACGGGAGATATTTACAAAGTGCCATCTCCTTTGACCTGCCTTGCTCACACTAGAACTGTCACCACCTTAGCTGTCTGTGTCTCTCCAGACCATGACATCTATCTAGCTGCCCAGCCCAGGAAGGACCTCTGGGTGTATAAGCCAGCCCAGAATAGTTGGCAGCAACTTGCGGACCGCTTGCTCTGCCGTGAGGGCATGGATGTGGCATACCTCAATGGCTACATTTACATTTTGGGTGGGCGAGACCCTATTACTGGAGTTAAGCTGAAGGAAGTGGAATGCTACAGCGTTCAGAGGAACCAGTGGGCACTGGTGGCTCCACTACCCCATTCTTTTATATCCTTTGACCTGATGGTAATTCAGAACTATCTTTATGCTCTCAACAGTAAGCGCATGTTCTGCTATGATCCTAGCCATAATATGTGGCTGAAGTGTGTTTCTCTTAAGCGCAATGACTTTCAGGAAGCCTGTGTCTTCAATGATGAGATCTATTGTATCTGTGACATCCCGGTCATGAAGGTCTATAACCCAGCCAGGGGAGAATGGAGGCAGATTAATAACATTCCCTTGGTGTCAGAGACCAACAACTACCGAATTATCAATCACGGCCAAAAATTGTTGCTGATCACCTCGCGCACCCCACAGTGGAAGAAGAACCGGGTGACTGTGTATGAATATGACAGTAGGGGAGACCAGTGGATTAATATAGGTACCACATTAGGCCTCTTCCAGTTTGATTCTAACTTTTTCTGCCTCTCAGCTCGTGTTTATCCTTCCTGCCTTGAATCTGGTCAGAGTTTCCTCACTGAGGAGGAGGACGTGCCGAGTGAGTCTAGCACTGAATGGGATTTAGGTGGATTCAGTGAGCTGGACTCCGAGTCGGGAAGTTCAAGTTCTTTATCTGATGATGATTTGTGGGTACAGGTAGCACCTCAGTGA